A region of the Verrucomicrobiota bacterium genome:
GACTTGCCGCGGGTCAAATGGATTTCCGCCCATTCCGACCCACCCAGCGCACTCCCAGGTTGCCGTTGAGCGGGTCGTCGTGGTAGCGCCGACAACCCTGTCTGCTGTTGTGAAGGCTGCCCAACCTGCGGGCCTTCGATGGGAACGAGGCGCAGGGAGAGCCTGGAGGGGACTCGTTTCTTCACCCCCCGGACCGACGGGACGTGGCGACACGGTTGGGCAGCCTGCGCCACACTGACGGCAACCTTGGGACGCAACGCACCCCACAAGCACCCTCCAACGCTGACTTCGACCGTCGTTCGGAGTCCCGGCTTTTGCCTTTACGGCCATAAAGCTGTATCCAAGGTCCAAGAAGACGACCATCGACCTCCCGGAGGAACTCCTCCACCACGCCATGCTCGCTCTTCCTCCTGAGCGCGAATGGAGCCGAAGCCTCGCGACGCTTTGAGGCTCGCCCAATCGGGGCGCGTTCGCTACAAGTTCCCGCGCATGCCAGATCGCAAAGCGTTCTACGAGCAGCGCGCACCCTTCCGCGAGAAGGAATCCCAGCGCTATTACCACCAGCTTCTTCAAAATTATTATCGTTTCCTCATCCCCGCCGGCAGCCGTGTCCTCGAATTAGGCTGCGGCCTTGGAGATCTGCTGGCGTCCGTCAACCCTTCGCGCGGGCTTGGCGTTGATCTCAGCCCGGCGATGGTTCAATCGGCTCGTCAACGGCATCCCCAACTGGAGTTTGTCGAATCCAGCGCGGATGCCTTCCAATCTTCCGAACCCTTCGACTTCATCATCCTCTCCGACCTCGTCAATGATCTCGAGGATGTGCAGGCCACCTTGGCTCATGTGCGGAATTTCGCGCACGAACGAACGCGACTGATCGTCAACTTCTTCAACAACCTTTGGCGCCCGATTCTCGACGCCGCGGAAGCAATGGAGCTCAAAGCTCCCACCCTCGCCCAAAACTGGCTCTCCGCGGGAGACATGCACAATCTTCTCCACCTGGCGGGCTGGGAATGTTTCAAAACCGACACCCGGGTCCTTTGGCCTCTCGGCACTCCACTCGTCGCCCCCCTGTTCAACCGCTGGCTCGGTCCGCTGCTCAAACCCTTTTGCCTGACGGTGGTGCAAGTCGCCCGCCCCAAACCCGCCGTGCCGCCTGACCGCCATTACCATTGTTCGGTCGTGATTCCCGCCCGCAACGAAGCCGGCAATATTGAGGATGCCGTGCGTCGAACTCCCGAAATGGGATTGGGCACTGAAATCATCTTCATCGAGGGCCATTCCCAGGACAACACCTGGGAAGAAATCCAACGGGTCCAAGCGCAGC
Encoded here:
- a CDS encoding glycosyltransferase is translated as MPDRKAFYEQRAPFREKESQRYYHQLLQNYYRFLIPAGSRVLELGCGLGDLLASVNPSRGLGVDLSPAMVQSARQRHPQLEFVESSADAFQSSEPFDFIILSDLVNDLEDVQATLAHVRNFAHERTRLIVNFFNNLWRPILDAAEAMELKAPTLAQNWLSAGDMHNLLHLAGWECFKTDTRVLWPLGTPLVAPLFNRWLGPLLKPFCLTVVQVARPKPAVPPDRHYHCSVVIPARNEAGNIEDAVRRTPEMGLGTEIIFIEGHSQDNTWEEIQRVQAQHPNRRIRSMKQQSKGKGGAVREAFAVAQGDLLFILDADLTMPPEQLPKFYETARSGTADFVNGVRLVYPMENEAMQFANMVANHGFGLAFSWLFGQRIKDTLCGTKVLFRNDYESIVRNRAYFGDFDPFGDFDLLFGAAKLNLRIVDLPIRYAARTYGSTNIQRWRHGVLLLRMVLFAATRLKFIP